In one Miscanthus floridulus cultivar M001 unplaced genomic scaffold, ASM1932011v1 fs_377_2_3, whole genome shotgun sequence genomic region, the following are encoded:
- the LOC136531601 gene encoding zinc finger protein ZAT3-like, giving the protein MAYGQYLAGGVGAPPGGGGEDPNRPWRPMSSHEADAVPAAAQQRKKKAASRNRSRNESGDGPHPCPVCDRRFDCRKAVHGHQRSHQERAWRGMAPLAEPPVVAVTADGRQLRYVCESCGAQFETRQALGGHRASHNGRLGCYWLSRQHQDGPAQQVVMPFDLNEPPPEQQQEDDEDKEKEKEE; this is encoded by the coding sequence ATGGCGTACGGGCAGTACCTCGCCGGCGGCGTGGGCGCGCCCcccggcggtggcggcgaggACCCGAACCGTCCGTGGCGCCCCATGTCGTCGCACGAGGCGGACGCCGTCCCGGCGGCAGCGCAGCAGCGCAAGAAGAAGGCGGCGTCCCGCAACCGCAGCAGGAACGAGTCCGGGGACGGGCCTCACCCCTGCCCCGTGTGTGACCGCCGCTTCGACTGCCGCAAGGCCGTGCACGGGCACCAGCGCAGCCACCAGGAGCGCGCCTGGCGCGGCATggcgccgctggccgagccgccggTGGTCGCCGTGACCGCCGACGGGAGGCAGCTGCGCTACGTGTGCGAGAGCTGCGGGGCCCAGTTCGAGACCCGTCAGGCGCTCGGCGGCCACCGCGCCAGCCACAACGGCAGGCTCGGCTGCTACTGGCTCTCCAGGCAGCACCAGGACGGGCCGGCGCAGCAGGTCGTCATGCCCTTCGATCTGAACGAACCGCCACcggagcagcagcaggaggacgatgaggacaaggagaaggagaaggaggagtag